In a genomic window of Polypterus senegalus isolate Bchr_013 chromosome 13, ASM1683550v1, whole genome shotgun sequence:
- the nme5 gene encoding nucleoside diphosphate kinase homolog 5, with translation MEKFFPHPHIYVERTLAIIKPDVIDKAEEIEDIILRAGFTVLQKRKLQLSPEQCSDFYADHYGKLFFPSLTAFMSSGPVMTMVLARDQAISHWKMLIGPNDSMKAKESHPDSLRAVYGTDDLKNAVHGSDCLSSAEREIRFMFPDSELETIPVGQAATDYLNTFVNPTLLIGLTELCKQKPADPITWFADWLLENNPNKPKVRVGPILEEST, from the exons ATGGAGAAATTTTTTCCACATCCTCATATATATGTTGAAAGAACACTGGCAATAATAAAGCCTGACGTGATTGATAAAGCAGAGGAGATTGAAGACATTATTCTGCGGGCCGGATTTACAGTACTGCAG aaaagaaaactgcaGCTCAGTCCTGAACAGTGTAGTGACTTCTATGCCGATCATTATGGAAAACTGTTCTTCCCAAGCCTTACTGCCTTCATGAGCTCCGGACCGGTGATGACTATGGTTCTTGCCAGAGACCAGGCAATTTCACATTGGAAAATGCTTATTGGACCAAATGACAGCATGAAAGCTAAAGAGTCGCATCCAGATag TTTAAGGGCAGTCTATGGGACCGATGACTTGAAGAACGCTGTACATGGCAGTGATTGTTTATCATCAGCGGAAAGAGAAATAAGGTTTATGTTTCCAGACT ctgaGCTTGAAACCATCCCTGTTGGCCAAGCGGCAACTGACTACCTTAACACATTTGTTAACCCGACTCTGCTTATTGGACTGACTGAGCTGTGCAAGCAGAAACCAGCAGACCCCATC ACCTGGTTTGCAGATTGGCTTTTAGAAAACAACCCAAACAAACCAAAGGTTCGTGTCGGCCCAATTTTGGAAGAATCTACATAA